The Cytophagia bacterium CHB2 region GTATTTGCTTCGCAAAGCCACAGCAACGCGATCCAGGAAGCCGTTATGCCCCAGCAAATTACGCGGAATGGGATATTCTGAGAAAAGCACTTCAGTTTTGTAGTGGAGGTTGGGCGTGATTTCGAGATCAATTTCGTGGCCATAAGCGAGCAAAGGGCCGCCCAAGGTGGACAACTTTTGCACTCGTCCCTGCAAAACCTCAATGCCCAATACGTCGGCCAGTTCTCGAGAAAACAGCGAAAAAGTCGATCCGGAATCGATCAATGCCAGTGCCGTTCGTGTCAAGTCGTTATCAGCCAGCGCTATTTCGATCACGGGAAACGGTGGCGTTAGCGTTTTTTGGCTGGCCGTTTCAAGAACAAAAGGGCGATAGTTGAATTGATATTCGAATTCTAATTGCGGCATCGCTCAAGGCTCGACAGCAGGTTGATTGGACATGCCCAAGTACCATTCGTGCTCATGCACGGGCAGATATTGCACAAAAGGAAACTTGATTCCACGCCGCCGAGCTTCGGCATAAACTTCTTTTGCGTCCTTGCTAACGGCGATCATTTCGTAGCCCCAAAGCGCGACGTGCTCGCCGCGATGCTGGTCCCAGAAATTCGGATGATCGAGCAGCCATTGCATCTCCGCCTCGCGGCTGGCAGGAATTTCGGCGGTGGGGCGAGGTTGAGAGAATTCGAGCGGCGATGCCTGGGGTTCATTTTCTTGCGGCTCGATTTCCCGTTCGCGGTCTAAAAGCTCTGATAACCGCCGGCGCTCCCGGCTTGGCAATTGTCGCACCGCAGTCAGAATTTCTTCAACGGTTGTTTGCGGCATGTGGACTCCTTTTTCATTGTGAGGAGAGTGTTTGTAAGGTCTTATACAGACGTTGAAAATATAGGCAATAGTTTTTTCATCTTCAATTCAATTTTTGCCACGCTATGTCCAAAACTCTCCAACGCCATTTCGACGCACATCGAGATCATCAACTCAAGGCGGTGGAAAGCGTCATCCGCTCGCTCGAATGCAGGCATTTATGAAAATACGCGCGACTGTTTTCTGGTTTTCTTGTTCCCGGCGCTGGCCTTGAGCCAGCAAGCACTCGTCGAGAAAGGTTTTGTTGGGCTTTTCTTTTCCGGCGCAGCGGGAATCGGCAGGCAAAGCCGACTTTATGGCAGTGAGATCGGAGTCGGATTGAAGGGATTTTATTGCCCGGCGCTGGCATGGCAATAGCGCTACCACGGGGCGAATCTCGCGGCAGCGCATTGGCCGTGGGAGTCGGCGTTACGATGGGATTCCGTTTCGATTGAGCTCCGGAATCCTATGGGTTCATCATTCCAGGCGTTTCGATTGCAGGAGACATAAAGGCACTCACCCTCGAGGCGGGAATTGGATTCAAGGGCAAATTCAAGCCGCAATCAAGGCGGGAGTGAGGCAAATCTGATTGAAAACGGTTGAAGTATTTCCACATTTCCCTCCACAAAAAAAACGTAACACATCCCAACGAGTACAAATTTTTGAAAACTGCTTGACAATGTGATTTCAAAATGCTATTGTCAGTGCAATCGTTTGCATTGATTGACAGGTTTGTTATCCTTCAAACCACTCGCAGAGCATGTGTAACCAAAAGGCCGCTTCATGAGTGCCCGCTTACTCGAGATTGCGCAACAAACGGGATTTTCGGTTTCCACCGTCTCGCGTGTGCTCCACGACCATTCCAATAAATACAAAATCAGCGCTGCCACCAAAGCATTGATTCGTAAAGCCGCGGAAGAGCTGGGTTATCGCCCAAACAAGCTCGCGCGTGGCTTGCGCCTCAATCAAACCCACGAAATCGGCGTGATCGTGCCGGATATTTCCAATCCCTTTTTTGCAACGCTGGTCAAAAGCATTGCCGGAGAATTGCGCAAATCCGGCTACAGCATTTTCGTTTACGATGCCGATGAAAACACGGCGATCGAAGCGGAATCCATAAAAATTTTGTTGGAGAAGAAAGTCGACGGTTTGATTATCGCTTCGGTCGGACAAGAGGCGAATCATTTAAAGCAGATCGAAACCGCCGGTGTGCCGTGGGTGATGGTCGATCGCTGCTTTGACAGGCTCGCGGTGGATGCGGTAAGCGTCGATAATTTTCGCGGCGCATATCTCGCCACGCAATACTTGATTCGGGAGGGCCATCGTCTCATTGCCTTTATTCAAGGCCTGTCCGGCACCTATGTCAACGAAGGCCGTTTGCAGGGCTATAAGCAGGCCTTGCAAGAAAGCCATCTTCCGCTCGACGAGCGTTTGATTGTGGGTGATGATTTTCGCAACTATAACGGTTATTTGGAAACCAAGCTGTTGCTTAAATTGCAAGAGCCGCCCACGGCGATTTTCACTGCCGGTGATTTGATCGCCATGGGCGCGTTGGAAGCGCTGAAGGAAGATCATTATTGTGTGCCGCAGGATGTTTCTCTTATCACATTTGACGACCCCAGTTTTGCCACCTATCTTTCTCCCGCCTTGACCACGGTGGCGCAGCCTGTGGAAAAAATGGGCGAAATGGCGGTCAAATTGCTGTTTCGCCGCTTGCGCACGCCGAACGGAGAGCGCCGCCGCATTTTGTTGGAGCCGCGTTTGATCGTGCGGGATTCCGTCATGCGCAAATCTTCTCTTGCCCTGGTCCGGCAAGCTTCCTGAGTTGCTGCCCCGTTTCATTCGCATGGAGTATTCGATGAACAGAAACGCTCCTCGCTGGTTTTCTTTCCTTATGCCGTCCTGCCTCGCCGTCTGTTTGTCCGCCACCGCCTTTGCCGGAACCACCGGCAAAATTGCCGGGGTGATTACGGACCGGCAAACCAAAGAGCCGCTGTTTGGCGCAATCGTTTTCATTGAAGGAACGACTCTGGGCGCTTCCACCAATCCCAAAGGCGAATTTTTCATTTTGAGTGTTCCCCCGGGCGTTTATGCCGTCACGTTTTCCTACCTCGGATATGAGAGAATAACCCAAACGGACGTGTTGGTGCATGCCGATCGCACGACGCAACTGCAAGCGGCGCTCAAACCGGCGTTGATTGAAGGCGAGATGATTACGGTGACGGCGGAGCGGCCGGCGATCGAGCATGATCTCACGGCCAGCGAGCAGGTGATGACCATTCAAGAGATGAAGCGATCCTGGGTGCGCACGGTTAGGGAAGCGATTGAAATTCAAACCGGCATCATCAGCTCGCCGCCCGCGGTGGCCTGGACGCGCGGGGAGACGCAGACGTATATTCGCGGCAGTTCCATCGTGCAAGCGGTGTACATGCTCGACAATCTCAGCGTGAACAGCGGTTTGCTTTCCGATAATTATACCGGATTCAATACCTCGACCATTGAACAGATTTCGTTGCTTACCGGCGGCTACAATGCGGAATATGGCGAGGGCCGTTCCGCGGTGATCAACATCGTTACCAAAGAAGCGGGCGAGGGGCTGCACGGCACGGTGATCACGCGTTTGCGCCCGGCAGGCAAATATCATTTTGGTCCGAATTTTTACAGCAAAGAAAACTATGATTATAAATTTTTCGATCTGAACTATTGGACACAACAATCGCAAAATCCCAACAGCGGCCCGTTTTACGGCCAAAACCCCGATTCTTTGCTGTCGGCGTGGCGCAAGTCGATTACGCCCAACAGCACACTGGCAAAATATGCCGACCGCGCCGAACCGGAAATCGAAGCGACGCTGTTCGGGTCGTTGACGGATGATTTGAGTTTTCTCGTTTCGGGCCGTTACAAAAAAGGTGTGAGCATATTCCCGCAATCCCTGCCGTACAATCCCGAATTCAACTTTCAAGGTTATTTGAATTATAAATTTTCACCGTCGCTCAAATTGCGCCTGGGCGGATTTTATGGCGGTTACGAAAGCGCGGATTACCCGGCAGTCAATTTCAACACGATCGAGTCAGCGCAGGAATCCGCCTGGTTGGCGCCCATGCGGGTGGATGAGCAATACGCCCGCGCGAAATATAATCCCGAAGGCGCGATTTACCGCCAATGGCCGGAGTTGCGCCGCTGGTCGCAAATCTATGCGCGCTTCACGCACGCGCTGAACAGCAAATCTTTTTATGAAATCAATCTGAGCTATTTGCGTGACAAGATGGATCGTTCCGATCGCAATCATATCATTGCCGACAGTTTATGGTCGCGCCGCGACGACACGCAGAAGATGGTTAATCGCTTTCTCGAACAGGGCTATTTTCATACGTTCACCGACAACCAGAGCGAAGTGTTCCAGCTCAAAGCCGATTACACCAGCCAAATCACGGCGCATCATCAGTTGAAAACGGGCGCAGGATTCCGGCAATTTGATTTCAACTATCGCCATTTTATGGGCGTTTACGAAGGCGGCAATCGCTGGAATTTGTTGAACGTGTTCGACGGCAAGCCTTACGAAGGCAATGTGTATGCGCAAGATAAAATGGAGTTTCCCGGCTTGGTGGTGAATGCCGGCGTGCGTCTGGATTTTTTTCATCAAAACCGTTCCGCGCCCAAGAATCGCTATGATCCGTTGGCGATGCAACCCACCACGC contains the following coding sequences:
- a CDS encoding LacI family transcriptional regulator; the encoded protein is MSARLLEIAQQTGFSVSTVSRVLHDHSNKYKISAATKALIRKAAEELGYRPNKLARGLRLNQTHEIGVIVPDISNPFFATLVKSIAGELRKSGYSIFVYDADENTAIEAESIKILLEKKVDGLIIASVGQEANHLKQIETAGVPWVMVDRCFDRLAVDAVSVDNFRGAYLATQYLIREGHRLIAFIQGLSGTYVNEGRLQGYKQALQESHLPLDERLIVGDDFRNYNGYLETKLLLKLQEPPTAIFTAGDLIAMGALEALKEDHYCVPQDVSLITFDDPSFATYLSPALTTVAQPVEKMGEMAVKLLFRRLRTPNGERRRILLEPRLIVRDSVMRKSSLALVRQAS
- a CDS encoding TonB-dependent receptor; protein product: MPWSGKLPELLPRFIRMEYSMNRNAPRWFSFLMPSCLAVCLSATAFAGTTGKIAGVITDRQTKEPLFGAIVFIEGTTLGASTNPKGEFFILSVPPGVYAVTFSYLGYERITQTDVLVHADRTTQLQAALKPALIEGEMITVTAERPAIEHDLTASEQVMTIQEMKRSWVRTVREAIEIQTGIISSPPAVAWTRGETQTYIRGSSIVQAVYMLDNLSVNSGLLSDNYTGFNTSTIEQISLLTGGYNAEYGEGRSAVINIVTKEAGEGLHGTVITRLRPAGKYHFGPNFYSKENYDYKFFDLNYWTQQSQNPNSGPFYGQNPDSLLSAWRKSITPNSTLAKYADRAEPEIEATLFGSLTDDLSFLVSGRYKKGVSIFPQSLPYNPEFNFQGYLNYKFSPSLKLRLGGFYGGYESADYPAVNFNTIESAQESAWLAPMRVDEQYARAKYNPEGAIYRQWPELRRWSQIYARFTHALNSKSFYEINLSYLRDKMDRSDRNHIIADSLWSRRDDTQKMVNRFLEQGYFHTFTDNQSEVFQLKADYTSQITAHHQLKTGAGFRQFDFNYRHFMGVYEGGNRWNLLNVFDGKPYEGNVYAQDKMEFPGLVVNAGVRLDFFHQNRSAPKNRYDPLAMQPTTPGHDPSKPLGYPGNPELERTKLQTAFSPRLGISHPISENSVLHFVYGHFYQRPSWTKMFGFPFVNYTEDMNTVLDPYADQITYMEEWQGWYGNAEMSFERTIQYELGVDYNIANRLKLDLTGYYKDASREANVITGVYAAQYNTTKALMLSNSGYSDVRGIETKLDTRFQGPLNFGASHDIFWSFDGEVGFSQLHQPGSVRVNVPKGLRQGEGAWSSFHRIKSWANLYIEPGRGPKLAGVKPLSDFNVNVYFWWRSGQPYTYHAPGDISTKPNNRRWFSYYQTNVKATKGFKWAGLHTEFSMEVRNLFDSKFLRLVYGDDLVRWHQNPNLPERDRLPPNWFSGEDDEWEWYSYEVPPRQWFFQFKTEF